In a single window of the Drosophila subpulchrella strain 33 F10 #4 breed RU33 chromosome X, RU_Dsub_v1.1 Primary Assembly, whole genome shotgun sequence genome:
- the LOC119556588 gene encoding uncharacterized protein C9orf85 homolog produces MSTQRGNVSRTRAQKHTNRHVFKNDLHDKTPQQLRLNAMHVSTVCQRCKEQIEWKIKYKKYKPLSQAKTCTHCKERTVKKAYHVVCRDCAIKANACAKCLKSATEVAIEEPQPTPREEQQLQSEMDRLVKSFSERKRRAFLRYMKKGKKQEKGQDQDKDQLDEQQLETQEKAKRVAHTRDELLDKIKQLNLAAEDEEDADDSDFDSEEDDDDSEFDSEEEEDDSEEEPHKPVSEKPTKAK; encoded by the coding sequence ATGAGCACCCAGCGCGGCAATGTGAGTCGCACACGTGCGCAGAAACACACAAATCGTCATGTTTTCAAAAACGATCTGCACGACAAGACGCCGCAGCAGCTGCGATTGAACGCGATGCATGTGTCCACGGTCTGCCAGCGGTGCAAGGAGCAGATCGAGTGGAAGATCAAATACAAGAAGTACAAGCCGCTGTCGCAGGCCAAGACCTGTACCCACTGCAAGGAGCGGACGGTGAAGAAGGCCTACCATGTGGTCTGCCGCGACTGCGCCATCAAGGCGAATGCCTGCGCCAAGTGCCTGAAGAGCGCCACCGAGGTGGCCATCGAGGAGCCCCAGCCCACGCCCCGcgaggagcagcagctgcagtCGGAGATGGACCGGCTGGTCAAGTCCTTTTCGGAGCGCAAGCGGCGCGCCTTCCTGCGCTACATGAAGAAGGGCAAGAAACAGGAGAAGGGTCAGGATCAGGACAAGGACCAGCTGGATGAGCAGCAGCTGGAGACCCAGGAGAAGGCCAAACGGGTGGCACACACACGCGACGAGCTGTTGGACAAGATCAAGCAGCTGAATCTCGCCGCAGAGGATGAGGAGGACGCGGATGACTCGGACTTCGATTCGGAGGAAGACGATGATGATTCCGAGTTCGActccgaggaggaggaggacgacaGCGAGGAGGAGCCACACAAACCTGTATCTGAGAAGCCCACAAAGGCGAAATAA